acccccccccccacgatCCGCAAATCCGCGGCAGGACAGCATCACCTGTGGGCATCCAACCACCATTTTTTTATTCCCTCACTCACCTCTTCACTCTGAACACTTTCATCTTTgtctctttcatctctgcctcctctttGAACACTTCagaactttcatttttttttctttttcgctgaTAAACGCTGATaaactctttctccttcatctatttcatctccccttcctctgtacgACTTGAACACGCGAGCATTCACTCTTTGCAtccacacgctggtaaactctggaacaatcttacttcatctgtatttcctcctgcctacgacttgaacacgcGTTAACCAGAATTTTCACTCTtgcatctctcacgctggtaaactctggaacaatcttacttcatctgtatttcctcctgcctacgacttgaacacgcGTTAaccgattttcttttttctctctgcacGCTGGTAACCTGGGAAAATCTTAATACTTCATctatgtttcctcctgcctacgacttgaactttttcaggaggagggtatcaggacacctctcctcccgaaaatgacctatctttcggtcactcctcttgactctttgtaggtaggagcagtgagtagctggctttttttcattattgtttcctctttttttttcccttgaactgctttctttactgtaaaaaaaaatcatgatattTTTCTCAATATATGAGATTCTCACGCTGATAATTCCAATATGTGCTCCTACTACGCGTTTCCATGTACTTTCGACTTATTACTGCAATGAAATTTCTATAATATATTTCAATCGGAATTAATGTCCGAGGAAGAGCCACACGAAACTTTAGGGATGACATAGTCTTGCGAAATGAAATATTCTGGTTGCATATTTACAAATCAAGCGTGGCTGCCTTGCTCTCCAAATCTTACGTGTTTGCCCAAACTATCTCTCTATGATGGCTGGCTACAAAACATCGGAGAAATGCACCATGTAAACCCACTTTTACACACAAGCTTTCGAACTCACTCAGTGGACAATCCTTTTCGTCAGAGCCGTCCCAGCACTGTGCATACCCGTCACAGCGGCCCTGCATCTGTAGGCAGCTGCCGTCCTTGCACGTCCACTCCTCTGCACCACAGCCTACACGAAACACAGAAGAAACTCGTTTAAAGTCAACAGTAGACCTCGATTAGACACGACTCAGGCCCGAGCTGGATTTATGATACAGCGAGCCAGGGGAAAGCCTGTCCGTGAACgctctgaattttttttttttcagcaagggaggcagctcaagggcaaacaataaaaacaaacaaaaaggaccgCTAGATGCTGCTCcagcaaaagaaaacagaacgagagggcatatgagaggtcaatttcggaaggagaggtgtcgtgatactctcctcttgaaggaCTTCAATTATAAGCAAGAGAAAATGCAGACACGACTCAGAtatggctgttccagagttaaaACTGATAACCTCACCCTGCTTCTCAGCGAAACTCCTCCGATGTTTTTTTGATGTGATCTTAacttgccactactactactactactactactaccactactattactgctactactactactactactactactactactactactactactactactactactactactaataataataataataataatagaaacaattataatgataatgataataataacgatattGAGAaaaaattattataataataatagtgatggtaataataatagcattatttatgatgataaaaatataaatgatatCATTTGATtaattatagagaaaaaaataaaacggggATGGTAGTCAATTACAAAAGGTTCAGAAGATAACACTTGCCTTGAGGAACTGTCGTCCGTGTTGAAGAGTATGATTTGTATGATGTGGACGATGTGGCGCCAGAAGTTGTGAATAGTGTAGCTGGAGTCGTAGCAGGGGGAGGCGAtggcgttgttgttgtcgtaGCAGCAGGCGTAGACGTGGTCGTACGAGGGACTGTGAATAGCGACGAAGGCATCGTATGAGGTGTGGATGGTGTGGCTGGGTTTGTGACAGGAGCTGTAAATAGTGTGGACGTTGTCATAGCAGAAGGTGTGGATGGCGTGACTGGCGTCGCTGGAGCAACAGGCGTGGACGTTGAAGGATCGTTGGTGGAGTTTAAGTCTGTACTTGAggtgggtgaggtggaggtggtggtaatctTACCTGTAGGTGTGGGAGAGAGAGCAGTTACAAAAAGTCTCTAATAATGATTCGTTGATGTAAAATTTCTGGATAAAGCATAAGAGAGATATATCGACCATGGGTTTGGAAACAAAGTTTAATAATATTCTCATGACTTAGGAGTACACTTGAGTAGGTCATAGCATGCACGGTACTGATGAAAGCCGAGCACCAAAACAACGGCATGAGTGGCAACGTCGAAATGAAAAGACAGGCCTAGAAAAGgtttgttaatgatgatgatgatgataatgatgaaggaaaagacaACGACGACGAGgccgacgacgacgaagaagaaaaagaaatcgaagaagaaaaagtaaaagaatgagaagaggacgaaggagaagaaaaaaaaaaccaataacagcagcagcaacaacaacaacaacaagaaaactgAGGATGTTGATGGTCGTGGTCATGAAGTagatcatcctcattatcatcctctCCCCCAGAACATTCCACAATCGAGTCACAAAAACAGGCTAGCCGCTAGAGTCTTGCCGTTATTGCAGAGGTTGGGGTATGAGTCAGTACGGCAGGAAGGTCTTGTCGATACTAATGGAGAAGGTGAATGTGTCGAGGTGGTGGTAATTGTCTGAGTGTCAAGGAGACAGTGCTCATTGTCAGAGAACAGGGTGGAGGGTGTGGATGCTGCAGTGACTTATataatgggggaaggagggattaaAGATTTAGGGTGATGACCGGTGGAAGGTGGTGTTAATAGtgctgtctgagagagagagagagagagagagagagagagagagagagagagagagagagagagagagagagagagagagagagagagagagagagagagagagagagagagagagagagagagagagagagagagagagagagagagagagagagattcacacatCCGTTGGGACCTAATAGCCCTAATAGTCTCACTACAACAGCTTAGCCAGGGAGACACAAACAGgcgaataaaaaaatacagagaatgaACCCTTTGAGAAACACGTTAAAAAGAGTAGAACGGTGTGAGAAACAAAAAGttgttgtaaaaaagaataaTCACAAAAGTGTGCCAACCTATCCAAGTGCTACGGTATTGTCAATATATTACTATTGtttagtagtgttttttttttttatatacagcaCGGAGAgcaactcaaaggcaacaaagagaatgtacaaaaaaaactccgctaactgttgctctcatatagcaattagtaaagagtgaccaaaagaaagatcagtttcggatggagaggtgtcttgatacactcttcttgaaagaggtgaagtcataggcaggaggaaatacagacgaaggaagactgttccagagtttaccagtgaaggggatgaaagaataaagatgctggttaactcttgcataaggggtttggacaagaTAGGGAtgaagcttgagtagaaagtcgtgtgcagcggggactCAGGAgttggggaggcatgcagttagcaagttcagaagagcagtcagcatgaaaatatcgatagaagatagaaagagaggcaacatggcggcggaatttaagaggtagagacTGTccgtaagaggaagagagctgataagacgaagagccttagactccactctgtccagaagagctgtgtgagtggagccccccacacgtgagatgcatactccatacgtgagcggacaaggcccctgtatatggatagcaactttgcggggaagaactggcggagacaatacagaacgcccaacctcgaggaagatgatttagtaagagagatgtgaagtttccagttgagattttgagctaaagatagaccgaggatgtttagtgtagaagaaggtgacagctgagtgttgccgaaaaaaaagggataggtatttggaagattatgtagagttgataggtggagaaaattagattttgaggcattgaaggacacaaggttccttttaccccagtcggaaatgatagcaaggtctgaggataagcgttcagcagcctccagtgtggagtcttgcaattcctgttgagaaggtcatctatcgaaagaagttgaataatgcagagtggagtagtcaccgtatgagtggataggacagtttgttatggaaagaagatcactgatggataacaggaagagaatgggtgataggagtcataggacagagccctgtggaacaccattgttgataggtttatggaAAGAACCTCCTATTGTCCATCGacacttgagccctgtggcttggccctgGGAAACCCCCATTGattacacatctagcgatgacctgcgcatggcgatctgtcccactgttagtctgtacgttatctatttatggaatatatatatacattcataatacgactgcatggtgttatgaatggcttgggattagagggaaagacaacgaatCAGTAAATCTttcatatcacttggcaacgtggcttatgcgacgttgccgcctgacggaccttggcaacatgcgccaggccgcaccattcagcgttacgccACCATGGACAACACAAGTATGTCTCAATCTCGCGCATGCACagccatgcaaaagagagagagagagagagagagagagagagagagagagagagagagagagagagaccctctctgaggagagtaatggagtgatgtggcaccagcgcggtctcgtggggaatccctgAGTCGCGCCCAAGGGGTCAAGTTAAAACCGATAGACTATAGTAATTAAAccatgcctcctccctcctctctactcACCGTCACAGTTGACTTCATCTGTACCGTCATCACAGTCGCTGATGTTGTCGCACTCAATGTCCTTAGGAAGACATTTGGAGCCGTCGCAGAATAAATGATTTTCTTTGCATTCTGTTGAAAAAAAAACGGATGGATATCATGAGCCAGGTCTAAAactgtgaacacacacacacacacacacatctcaaacagctccggtagctcagtgttAAAGCTGCTCTGCCATGTTTCACGGCCTGGGAGGCGAAGGTTCGAGCATCGGATCATGCCGAGATTTTCCCGACGACAATGAGCGGTTATTGCCCCCCCTTGCGCAAGGGATgtggggtgtgttgtgtgtgaaggtcctgccagtacccagagatcgattaaTTCCTGAAAACGACCTGCTTAATAACGGAAAATCTCTAGAATTTTCCTGTTGGTCCTTTCGACAAGGCCGTGAAACGTTGGATGGTATGTTGTAATTAATATCTGTTTAACTTGAACTTGTTGGCAAATATCACGAAGAACTTGATTTCCGACCTATTATTGCTGAGAAGTACACAAGGAATCGTGTAGGGACAAATCAGGTTAGAGACAAGCGCATGAACGACTGTTGTTGTAGACTTATTACGTAATGGCGCTAAGATCACAAAACAACTGAAGTGCTCAGCACAGACAAGGGCATATGAGGAGCCTCGATGACTGCAAGGGAGCTGTGACAAATCAATGCCAACAGTGTCAAAAGGTCCGTCTGGTAGCAGGGCTAAGCAGGCATCATAAAAATGAAGCTGTCTTTGTAGTGCCCTTGGTTTGTGCACAGGACAGACACTACGCAACATGTTTTTCAAAGTCCAGTCGCTTAGTAGGTCAGTGGTATTTAGAACGTGCCGTAGTCCCATCCGGAGTGACCAGCACAAGGAGTGTCATGGAGAGGCTGCAGGACAGTCTTCACAAGAACAGTCGGGATGACGACCTATAAGTAACGTCTCACCCGTTAATGGCTACTGTGGGACAAATAATGCCATCCTatagggaaaaggaagtaaaggccACAGGTAAGTGAGGCAATAAAGAGCCGTCGCCAGACTCAAGGGCGTAGACAACTTTAAACCACAGAGCATCATGGCGTTGGGCAGTCTGAAGCTCGTTCAGCGAGAAATTCTGGATCTGAAAAACTGCAGCGACAGGAATATGTCAAGACAAAGCGTCATATGTTGGCTTTACCAGGGAGATACTTTGTTGGATGGTGAGATACCACTTGTCCAGGCGCGCAGTGAGGTTTTTCTCACTGAAAAGAGTCGAAACTGTAGTGTGATAAGTGTAAACTGTAATAGGATAATTAAAAACAATATTTTTGAAATGCTTAAGAGCCCAAAGTCGAGTCACTGAGTACCTTGACTCAGGATCAGTAAGAACGCGACCGGCGCAAGCAATGGTATGTGGACGTCCATCTACAGTATGCATAAGAACAGCACCAATTCCAAAAGAAGAAGCGTCTGTGCACATAGTAAAAGGCAAACTGTGGTCAGGAAACGCTAGGACCGGGACATGTGTTGGAGcagcggttcccaaacttttcaggCCACGCACCACCTCCCAGGCTGTGGCCGAGTCCACGCACTCCCGCTAAGTTTCGAGCAGTGCTAAGATCCCGTCAATTTCCTGAAATTTTGTCAGTTTTTTACgaattttgtgctcgcaaagtataaggctctgagcgatggctatcaaaactaaacgaaaatgtacctggggggtggatgaatgtgctgtgtctgggtaagtttcaaacaaagaacagacaactCCGCTGAAGCGTAAAGCATATGTTAGTTTCAAAACAATGGCAGTTAATGATATGTCTGAAATTTAAATGAGACAAAATCCTCCATTACATTATCTTTTTCCTTAGTGATCAGCTCACGTACCGTCAGGGGTGCGCGCTCCACACGTTGGGGATAGCTGTGTTAGAGCATGCTTGAGAATACCAAATCCTTGCTGTTGAGCGTCTTTCCACACGAAGGAGTACTTTTCTCAAGAAGACGTATTAGAGGTGATGCGATAGACGGAAACTCTTTGGCAAATGCTCTACAATAACCGGAAAGTTTTAGGAAAGAGCGAACAAGATCAGTAAATATGGGTATATGAAAGTCTTTGACAGCAGTGATTTTAAAATCAACAGTTTCAATAGTCTTTATTGACAAGGTGACCACAAAACTGAATACAAGAATTAAGGAAGTTGCACTTAGACAGCTTGCCAGCTTCAGAGTCTATTAAAAGCAACTccgttaaccttttttttttttttttttttgcctgtagcgccggtaggctttcttaggAGCCTTATGGGCGGCCcgagcccgttagtggcgcagtcTAATAAGTGCACCAACATcatcatagccgatccaggattcagtacgtttcctagcATTTTGTAAAGAATCCCTATaactaaaaaataacaaaaattatgagtattctttttcttgaacataacattgaataaacaacagataTCAAACCTtcgatataacggacccgcttgtaaaggatttcggatataacggacaaggtcaggggtcagaaatccacggggaaCAACCGATAATAGTTGTTGAACCAACCACGCTCGGTATGTACAACAGCGTCTGCTAGCCACCTCGCCCTATTCCTTTTATCTGCTGTCCCACCCTTCAGTTACTGTAGTCTTTTTTCatcccacctgatgaaatattttcctccttgtggttcccatttACACCACacgtatttacaccacaagaaagtcttgtACATCAATGTGAGGGAaactaccaacttagcaggcgaacgaccggggcactcctgccgcccgcccgcatcttgccgaaCGACCTGCTACACTCCTGCTGCTCGTTTGCCttgattcgaacccgcgtccctcatggagctcctgaacgcggggccgtcacgctaaccattcagccaccacctccccaactATACAGTGGTGAGCACCGCTAACCGAAaggttagcttcgctaactggtaaaccactaactaaaaagttagcttcacttacgtttaaccgctaactttttttaATAATGAATTTAGCTTCGCTCTAGTATTTTATCTCTAAAACCCTTATAAACAGGCACAGTGACCTGAAATTCcgatatgttgtagcttagataCAGTTAGCCCAACAGCCCAACTAGCAACaacaataagagaagagaaagtagccTCCAATATATCCTAAATCCGTTTAtctaacaaacaaaataatatatatatatatatatatatatatatatatatatatatatatatatatatatatatatatatatttatatatatatatatatatatatatatatatatatatatatatatatatatatatatatatatatatatatatatatatatatatatatatatatatatatataagcattttataatttttttccaaAACTGGTACTTTTTataatcttatttatttttttgttttcaagtGGAAAATATCAAATTCTTGTCATTTAATCCTGAgatcaaagagttggaaatgaaagacgcattaccctaaaatacttAAAAGTTTCtttaataattgtccaattaccctcCATACATAAAGGTGTAATTTACCCAAacgtggaagccctggaattattgcgccgtgtggctcaactggtgctgtgtctgcacACAACGGACAAaacaaacctgtatgatttttttagtggacttaggTTAGCGGAGTGGGAAGTATTCATTTAGCGGAAGCAAATTGgtcactaactgtttccaaagtaaatgaaaacgctaatcagctaaaggaaaagttagcttcgctaattagcggttagtggattagcggaaccgtgcccaccactttTCACCACTTTTCTTCCCCCAAAGCATCTCCCTAAATCATCTCTTTAGAGTTTAGCCCAACACTTATAAGATTTGCAGGAGGGAAAATGTTTGACTTATTAAATTTACATTTACGTACATTTAACTTACCGCATGTATCCTCATCCGTCCCGTCTTCGCAGTCGGTCACTGCGTCACACACCAGTACCTCACAAATCTCATCACCGTTGTTACACTGGAAAATATTGTCGCTTGGACAGTTTTGCACCTTCAGGCTTGCATTTTCATGTATACCCTCCTTTTTGTTACCTAGAACAATGAAGATTGGCAAAGTTAAGGGTTACTCTACTGCTCTGAAATTGGCAGAATGAGATCACGAATTATTAgctttaataatatatatatatatatatatatatatatatatatatatatatatatatatatatatatatatctatatat
The window above is part of the Eriocheir sinensis breed Jianghai 21 chromosome 44, ASM2467909v1, whole genome shotgun sequence genome. Proteins encoded here:
- the LOC126980508 gene encoding low-density lipoprotein receptor-like isoform X2, coding for MDLLEKTAAYLLLLAFLALPDTYAFILTEKNVKSEDATDPKERWESGDSSSSTFIQGSAQQWTRYGRRSEWQRIFHDDIKVNNGTTTSLEEESGPRNGNKKEGIHENASLKVQNCPSDNIFQCNNGDEICEVLVCDAVTDCEDGTDEDTCECKENHLFCDGSKCLPKDIECDNISDCDDGTDEVNCDGKITTTSTSPTSSTDLNSTNDPSTSTPVAPATPVTPSTPSAMTTSTLFTAPVTNPATPSTPHTMPSSLFTVPRTTTSTPAATTTTTPSPPPATTPATLFTTSGATSSTSYKSYSSTRTTVPQGCGAEEWTCKDGSCLQMQGRCDGYAQCWDGSDEKDCPLICRLNEWRCEGDGSCIPEQSRCNGLLECPDASDERDCIPNTGLWSCHDGCFINAMKLCDGRRDCYDGSDELLCPRTHTVRHYRNAMPRHWYILQ
- the LOC126980508 gene encoding low-density lipoprotein receptor-related protein 8-like isoform X1, with the translated sequence MDLLEKTAAYLLLLAFLALPDTYAFILTEKNVKSEDATDPKERWESGDSSSSTFIQGSAQQWTRYGRRSEWQRIFHDDIKVNNGTTTSLEEESGPRNGNKKEGIHENASLKVQNCPSDNIFQCNNGDEICEVLVCDAVTDCEDGTDEDTCECKENHLFCDGSKCLPKDIECDNISDCDDGTDEVNCDGKITTTSTSPTSSTDLNSTNDPSTSTPVAPATPVTPSTPSAMTTSTLFTAPVTNPATPSTPHTMPSSLFTVPRTTTSTPAATTTTTPSPPPATTPATLFTTSGATSSTSYKSYSSTRTTVPQGCGAEEWTCKDGSCLQMQGRCDGYAQCWDGSDEKDCPLICRLNEWRCEGDGSCIPEQSRCNGLLECPDASDERDCIPNCRSGEWQCTDLYCIPESQRCDRVYQCPDRSDELNCPDTGLWSCHDGCFINAMKLCDGRRDCYDGSDELLCPRTHTVRHYRNAMPRHWYILQ